The proteins below come from a single Mugil cephalus isolate CIBA_MC_2020 chromosome 7, CIBA_Mcephalus_1.1, whole genome shotgun sequence genomic window:
- the lrrc24 gene encoding leucine-rich repeat-containing protein 24, with protein MTPLWFCRLLLIILAFSPPLSLGCPSSCRCYSLTVECGSLGIKEIPKGVPSVTETIFLQDNAIVQIRLQDLTRLGSLHYLYLQNNSISALEPGAFLSQGQLLELALNRNLIHLVTPDIFRGLEHLRVLYLAGNQITRVQDHTFRGLQRLQELHLQENSIELLAEQALSGLSSLALLDLSRNHLRTLGASSLKPLVSLQVLRVTENPWRCDCALGWLRTWISKDGQRLLSSAEQRRLMCSEPPRLSHLSLVEVAPNSLVCIPPVVQLEPSHLTVRLGESLRVSCQASGYPQPQVTWKKASHGKAQVSPRGLVQELGPNGELFRPGAGGVVTALPSGGGVKMGGAGGIHELVRGTEEGGERDSFDPDMGSGMLFLSNVTVAHAGRYECEAWNPGGIARVTFHLAVNMSASSYSSQFWPRLNTHSYISSSSNSLYQPEVLDVSQEPLYEQDSMDFSALGPATQTAIAVGISLLALTAVLLLIMIYTRHQQYQKEDSGSYCTSKEESILYVNDYSDGPTTFAQLEEYRDDHGHEMYVLNRAKPVVGSTSSRCPMMSGFVQQKGMKEALLDHEMVQTLTRSGGMGLRRNPADGGEGPLTTDPEELFLSQSLLFGSQVAYEIHC; from the exons ATGACCCCCTTGTGGTTCTGCAGACTCCTCCTGATCATCCTAGCCTTCAGCCCTCCACTGTCCCTGGGATGTCCCTCCAGCTGTCGCTGCTACAGCCTCACAGTGGAGTGCGGATCCCTGGGGATCAAAGAAATCCCAAAAGGCGTCCCTTCTGTCACTGAG ACTATCTTCCTCCAGGACAATGCCATAGTGCAAATACGTCTTCAGGACCTCACTCGCTTAGGAAGCCTTCATTACCTGTACCTGCAGAATAACAGCATTTCAGCCCTGGAGCCCGGGGCCTTTCTCAGCCAAGggcagctgctggagctggctCTCAATAGAAACCTCATCCACCTGGTCACCCCTGACATTTTTAGGGGTCTAGAGCACCTCCGGGTCCTCTACCTCGCCGGCAACCAGATTACTAGGGTCCAGGACCATACCTTCAGAGGACTGCAG CGTCTGCAGGAACttcacctgcaggaaaacagtATAGAGCTGCTTGCAGAGCAAGCTCTGTCTGGCTTGTCATCACTGGCCCTGCTGGATCTCAGCAGGAATCACCTCCGCACTCTGGGAGCCTCGTCCCTCAAACCGCTTGTCAGCCTGCAGGTTCTCCGAGTCACAG AGAACCCATGGCGCTGTGATTGTGCCCTTGGCTGGCTAAGGACTTGGATCAGCAAAGACGGACAGCGCCTCTTGAGTTCTGCAGAGCAGCGCCGTCTCATGTGCTCAGAACCTCCTCGCCTCTCTCACCTCAGCCTGGTGGAGGTTGCTCCCAACAGTCTGGTCTGCATCCCTCCTGTGGTGCAGCTTGAGCCAAGCCACCTGACTGTGCGACTAGGAGAGAGCCTCCGAGTGTCCTGCCAGGCCTCTGGATACCCTCAGCCGCAGGTGACCTGGAAGAAGGCCTCTCATGGTAAAGCCCAAGTGTCACCTCGAGGCCTAGTTCAGGAGCTGGGACCCAATGGGGAGCTGTTCAGGCCTGGGGCTGGAGGGGTGGTGACAGCCTTGCCCAGTGGTGGAGGAGTCAAGATGGGAGGAGCCGGAGGAATCCATGAACTTGTGCGTGGGACTGAGGAGGGCGGCGAGAGGGACAGCTTTGATCCAGACATGGGCAGCGGCATGCTGTTCCTCAGTAATGTGACTGTAGCACATGCTGGCCGCTATGAGTGTGAGGCCTGGAACCCAGGCGGAATTGCCCGTGTTACCTTCCACCTGGCTGTCAACATGTCCGCTTCCTCATATTCATCCCAGTTCTGGCCTCGCTTGAATACACATTCCTATATTTCCTCTTCGTCTAACTCATTATATCAACCAGAGGTTCTGGATGTAAGCCAGGAGCCGCTGTATGAGCAGGACAGCATGGACTTCAGTGCCCTGGGCCCTGCCACACAGACTGCTATTGCTGTTGGCATCTCATTGCTGGCACTAACTGCTGTGCTACTCTTGATTATGATCTACACCCGTCACCAGCAGTATCAAAAGGAGGACAGTGGCTCCTACTGTACCAGCAAGGAAGAGAGCATCCTCTATGTGAACGACTACTCTGATGGACCCACCACCTTTGCACAGCTGGAAGAGTACCGCGATGACCATGGCCATGAGATGTATGTACTCAACCGGGCCAAGCCCGTCGTTGGTTCCACTTCATCAAGGTGTCCCATGATGAGTGGCTTTGTCCAGCAGAAGGGTATGAAGGAGGCTCTCCTGGACCACGAAATGGTGCAGACACTCACAAGATCAGGGGGAATGGGGCTTCGCAGAAACCCCGCAGACGGAGGAGAGGGACCCCTAACGACGGACCCAGAAGAGCTCTTCCTCAGTCAGAGTCTCCTCTTTGGCTCACAGGTTGCCTACGAGATTCACTGCTAA
- the pigr gene encoding polymeric immunoglobulin receptor: MSQLFMLTLLLPWIPAILCKVTTVKEFAVLEGESITVPCHYEPQYASNVKYWCQGSTREFCSSLARTDSPRLINSTKNKVSIFDDPVQQVFTVTMSNVKAGDAGWYMCGVEIGGMWNADDATFTHIKVTQGMSIVNSRVSGEEGSSVTVECLYSEGHRKSEKKWCRSGDLSSCKVTGSEGSYEDTSLTISDDRNKAFTVTLKDLHMRDTGWYWCSAGQDKIPVNVLVTPRRTTSSVPVTSATTVTQSIVYLLTPKSIIQQTWNSHSHMLEAMVVCSSLVLLTGLTILARKLWKLHNKDPMLRQVKLMKEHSEDVGSTVVFVNRDSQVVF; this comes from the exons ATGTCGCAGCTTTTCATGCTCACGCTCCTGTTACCATGGATCCCAG CCATCCTCTGCAAAGTAACCACAGTGAAGGAGTTTGCAGTCTTGGAGGGTGAATCCATCACAGTCCCGTGTCATTACGAGCCTCAGTACGCCAGCAATGTGAAATACTGGTGTCAAGGGAGCACCAGGGAATTCTGCTCCAGCTTAGCACGAACTGACAGCCCCCGTTTGATCAATTCGACCAAGAACAAAGTGAGCATCTTTGATGACCCCGTCCAGCAGGTGTTCACAGTGACCATGAGCAACGTGAAGGCGGGGGATGCGGGCTGGTACATGTGTGGTGTGGAGATAGGTGGAATGTGGAACGCAGATGATGCCACTTTCACCCACATCAAGGTCACTCAGG GTATGTCAATCGTGAACAGCAGAGTgagtggagaggagggaagTAGTGTCACAGTTGAATGCCTCTACAGTGAAGGACACAG AAAAAGTGAGAAGAAGTGGTGTCGCAGTGGTGACTTGAGCTCCTGTAAGGTGACTGGTTCTGAGGGGAGCTATGAAGACACTTCATTGACCATCAGCGATGACAGAAATAAGGCTTTCACCGTAACCTTAAAGGATCTGCACATGAGAGATACTGGCTGGTACTGGTGCTCTGCAGGGCAGGACAAAATACCTGTGAATGTGTTGGTCACACCACGACGAACTACCA GTTCAGTGCCTGTGACATCCGCAACTACAGTGACTCAGTCCATTGTGTACCTGCTTACACCCAAATCCATCATTCAGCAGACCTGGAACAGTCACAG tcacatgctgGAGGCTATGGTGGTGTGTTCATCTCTTGTGCTCCTCACGGGCTTGACTATATTAGCAAGAAAGCTTTGGAAACTGCACA ATAAGGATCCCATGCTGAGACAGGTTAAACTTATGAAA GAGCATTCAGAGGACGTgggttctactgttgttttcgtTAACAGGGATTCCCAAGTTGTGTTCTGA